A region of the Pirellulales bacterium genome:
TGAATACGTGTCGCCATTTGGCACCTGGGAGATCACCGACCTGGGACGCGGCATGGCGATGAACATCACGCCCGGCATCGCCTGGTTGCGGGACGGCAAACTATCAGGCGGCGACCTGGCCAGGCGGCTGCTCGAATTATCGCAACCGGGGCGCGCCGATTATCTGCCGGGCTGGGCCGAGGCATGTCGCAGCATCGAGGTTTCCGGTGTCGACCAGGTGCTGATTCATTTTCGCGAGCCGCAACTGGCGCCGGCCGCGCAGTTGACGATCGCGCCCACCAGCGCCGCGGATGGCGTCCCATCGTCGATCGTGCCATACAAGGTGCGCGACGCGTCGCAAGAACGCACGACGGTGGTTTCGAATCCGGATTATTTCGCCCGCTCGCCGACCCAGCCGCAAGGCATCATCGAGCAGCGATTCGGTTCGCGGGTTGAAGCCGCGGAAGCGCTGCGACTGGGCGAAATCACGGTTGTCGACCGCTTGCCTCCCTGGCAGGTGGGCGCCTTGCGGGGGACGATCGGAATCAATGTCGAGGCGTACAGCGTGCCGACGGTTCATTGCCTGGTGCCGAATCTGGCGAAGCCATTCATGCGCAATCGTGGCTTTCGCCGGGCCTTGGTGTATGGAATCAATCGTCCCAAGATTCTCGCCGAACAAATTCTGAAGCGGCAAGTGTTGCCCGGCTGCGAGGTGCTGAGCGGACCATTTTCGAAAGGCGCGGGGCTGAGCGATCCCGCGGGCTATGCCTACGACGATGACGTGCAACCTCGTGCCTACGAGCCGCGCCTTGCGCTGACACTGTCGGCCGTGGCGTTGCGCGATATCTCGATGGGGATCGAGGTCCCTGCCGACCAAGTGAAGGAATTGCCCAAGCTGGTCCTGGCCCACCCGGCCGATGATGTCGCGCGGATCGGCTGCAAAGGGATTCAACAGAATCTGGAAATGATCAACATCAAGGTCCAGCTTCGCGAAATCCCGGCCGACGAGCCGGCGCAGTTCGCCGAAGGCGATGATTTGCTCTACGTCGAGATGGCCATCGAAGAACCATTGGTGCAGGCGCGGCGTCTCTTCGGCCAGCCTGCCATCATTGGCAACGCCAGCACGTACATGCACCTGGTGCTGCGCCAGGTGGAGACGGCGACCGGTTGGAACGAAGCCCGTCAAGCGCTGCACGATCTGCACCGACTGACGTACGACGAAGTTTCGGTGATCCCGCTTTGGCAGATTACCGAACACTTCGCTTATCTGCGCTCGCTGTCGGGTGTCACGCCACGGCCAGCCACGCTCTATCAAAACGTCGAGAAGTGGGTGCCGACCGTTCCTCTGATGGCGGAGGAACCGTGAGAAACCCCGTTCATTGCAGGCGAAGAATTCGGCATGCCGCCTTGCGTTTTGCTACTGGGATCGCGATCACACTGTCGCTCAGTTTTTTGCTGGGTGTGGCCCGCAGCGCTGCTGCCGCCGAGGCCACGGAAAGTCTGTGGGAGCTAACGCCGTACAACGTTCGAGTGATGATCGGCTTGACGCCGCAAGCGGACCACGTCGGGGCGCGACTTTCCGAAGCGATCGAGCGACGTGCCTGGGCAATCGTGGGGGGGCGCTGGACATGCACGGCCGAGGTGGCCAACGGCGCCGTACGCGAGGCGATCGTCTACGACTTCGAGACTATGAAGGCCGATCAGGCCCTGCCCGCCGCCGGCGAAGATGGCGACAAGGTCATGCTCGTCCGGATAGCGTTTCGCGACGGCGGCTACGAAATCTCGGTTCGCGATTTCGACGTTCGCACGCAACTCTTCAGCGCAACGGTCACAGATCGGGTAATGCACCGGGCCATGCTGCCGGATGCGATCCTGCGGACGCTGTTGGCCGCGTTTGCCCCTCTGACGCGCGTGGAAGAGGTCACCGGTGACAAAGTGACGCTGCGACTGCGCGCCGCGGCGGTTCCGACGCGCGATCCCGCGGTCGAGACGTCGTTCGACAAGAGCATCTTTCGGCCCGTCGTAAGGCTACGGTCTGGCAAAACGCAACGCGTGCAACCGATCGATTGGTCGTACCTGATCGTCGAGTCGGTCGAAGGCTCGCGATTGAGGACCAAGCTCGTGACCGGATTGCACACGCCCTTGGTCAATAAGCGGCGCGGCCGCGCCGAGCAATTGGCACTGTTCGTGCATCCCCCCAGCGGCGACACGACCCTGCAGTTGCGCACCGCGGACAAGCAGGAACGGCCCCTTTCTGGTTATCAGATTTATTCTCATCCCGTCGATTCGAAGGAAACGCTTCTGCTGGGATCGACCGATGTACGCGGCAATCTGCGCATCGAGCCCGATGATGGCGCCCTGCGCGTGTTGCTGGTCAAAAGCGGCGGAGTGATCATGGCCCGCCTGCCCGTCCTGCCGGGGCTGACACCGACGTTGCTCGCGCAGGTTCCCGACGATCAGTTACGTTTGCAAGTAGAGGGCGTGATCAACGGCTTCCAGGAAGAGCTGGTCGATCAGATCGCACGGCGACAGGCGTTGATCACGCGTATCCGGTCGCGAATCAGGGCCGGCAAAATGGACCAGGCGCGGCAATTATTGAACGAACTGCGGCGCCTTCGCTCGCAACAAGATTTTACGCGCGAGCTATTGGTCGAGCGGCAGCGGCGCACCTCGAGCGACCCACGCATGCAGCGGCAGATCGACAAGCTCTTCGACGACACGCAAACCGTGATCAATCGTCATCTCGATGCGCGTCAGGTCGAACGATTGGAGCGGGAAGTCGGTGAAGAGGCCACGGCACAGGCCGCGCCTCCGGCCCAGGACGGCACGTAATCCGGCTGGCAAAAAATTATGCCAGCAGATTGCTGAGAACCACAGCGGCAATCGCCATCACGGCGCCGACCACGGCCACGATCATCATCCAGCGCAGCCAGGGCGGCAGTGAGCTGAGGTCGCTGCGCGGACGCAGCAGGGACGTCTCGGGGCTGAGCATGCGGATCGTTTCCTGATCCAGCGCCACGGCCGGCGCCGTGCCGACCGAGGTCTGGCTGGGACTTTCGACCGAGCCAGACTCCGAGATCGGCTGCATCAGGAAATTTGTCTCGGTGTCGCGCATCTGGATCGGAATCGGTCGCGTCCGCGGCGGCGCTGTGACCGGCGGCGGAAGCGGATCCGACGAGCGAATCTCGAGTGCGGCACCTTCGATATCGGTCCCCCATTGCTCCAGCCGCGCGGCCACTTCCTCGGCGGTCTGAATGCGCTCTTCAACCCGTTTGGCCATCATGTCGGCGATGACCTCGACAAAGTCGTCGGCCAACTCGGGATTGAAGCGGCGCGGATCAATGGGGGGCAACTGGCAATGGGCCCGTGCCTTGTCGCGCGTGGTGCCGCCCGGGAACGGGACCTTACCCGTCACGGCGTAGTACAACGTACACCCGAGCGAGTAAACGTCGCTGGCCGCCGTCAGCCGGTCAGGCATCGTGATTTGTTCCGGTGACAGATAGTCGGCCGTGCCGACGATCTTGCCTCCTTTGGCGTCCGCTGGCACTTCGTCGCTGAAGTAATCGGCCAACCCCAGGTCCGAAACCTTCGTGATGCCGTCGGGCGTGACCAGCAAGTTTCCCGGCTTCACGTCGCGATGAATCAGCCCACGGCTGTGCGCGTGCGACAAGCCGCGTGCCGCCTGGGTCACGACGACCGACGCGGTACACATGCTGAGCTTGCTGCGCCGGCGAATCAGTCGTCGCAGGTCAGTACCCGGGACGTATTCCGTGACTAGGAAATAAACGTTGCCATCGTGCCCTGCATGGTAGGCACGGACGAGATTCTGATGATCCAATTGCGCTTGCGCGCGCATCTCGCGAAAGAAGCTCGCGACGGCCTCGGGCGTGCTTTTGGCGCGGGGCAAAACCTTGACGGCGACGATACGTCCCATCATGGCATGCTCGGCCTTAAAGACCTGGCCCATCCCCCCTTGGCCGATCGAGTCGATAATGTGGTAGTCGCCGAGGTTGAATTTCTTCTGGCCCAGGCGCAGTTGTTCGGCCTGCCAGCGATTCAAGCGGCCCAGTTCGACCAGCTTGTTCGCAAGTTGCTCGTCGTGGGGTACGCCGACCTTCTCTTTTGGCAACGAGGCAACGGCCTCGGCCAATTCCTCCTGCGTGAGGAGGCCACTGGTCAAGGCTGCATGTTGAAATACGCTTTTGGTGTCGCTGGTCACGAAACCTGTCGCTCAAAACATTTGATCTGCGAGCGACCCTGAATGCCCGACGCGTTCCGCAGAAGTGAAATAGATTCAGGAATAAAATGAATCTACGCTTCCTAGTATAAGGTTTGTTCACAAACCGAGACCAGCCTGTCACTGGCGAAAATTCCGCAACTACCCAAGCTGAGGCAGTTTGCCACCGAACGATCCGCTGACGAATCGTGCGGCGTACCCGCGGAAACCGTGGTAAAGCTGGCAATTCGGCTCTCCGCGCCTGCCCCACACGGGGGTCAGCGCCGATCCTGAACACCGCTTTTCAGCCACGGCGGAGGAAGCGGCGCCATAAGCTCGATGCGCTCGTCCCGCGTGGGATGCGAAAAAACGAGGCGGCGGCTATGCAATGCGATTCCCGTGGCAAACGGTTGTCCGCTGCCATATTTTCGATCGCCCACGATGGGCCATCCCCGCCCGGAAAGCTGCAAGCGAATCTGATGCTTGCGCCCCGTTTCGAGCTGAACTTCCAGCAGTGTGCCTGCGGCAACTTCGGTTAGGCGGCGGTACGTCAGACGCGCCTCTTGAGCGCCAGGTTGGTCCGCACGCGTGCGATGCATGCGTCGATGCCGCTCGTCGGCGCGGACGAAGTCCACCAGCCGATCCGCCGGCGGGTCGACGGTTCCTTCGACAAGCGCCCAATACAGCTTTTCGACGGCCCGGGTACGAAACTGCTCGGTCAGACGTGCGGCCGCCTTCGATGTTCGGGCGAACAGCAGTACGCCCGACACGGGAGCGTCGAGCCGGCTCATCGCTCCCAGATAGACATTGCCGGGCTTTTGATAGGTGTGCTTGATGTAGTCTTTGGCGCGTGTGAGCAGACTTTCGCGATCGGCCGCCACGCCCATCGTCGGCAAGCCGGCAGGCTTGTTGAGCGCCAGCAGGTGGTTGTCCTCGTAGAGAATTTCAAGCGTCTGGTTGGGCATGGAATCCGCGTGATGATGCAAAGCTGAAGCTGAACTGAACGACGCGGACAGATTCGTGGTCCAGGATTCTTCGGATTAATGAAACGTCGTGGACAATCGGCCAAAGAGTCGGCGCAGCGGATTTCCGTCGCGCTCGGAACTCGGCAGTACGGCGGCCGTAACGATGGCGCGATTCAGGAACTTCACGATGTAGTACAAGAAAACCAGCACACCAAAGGCGATCGCGACAATGTACCAAGGCGTGACAGTCGAAAAGTCCTCGGCCGTCTGCACGCCGAGGCGCATCGGTTCGCGCAGAATATCCCAACTGTTGAACCGCCGAAATCGTCCCAGGTAGATGCCCATCGCCACCGCCAGGTTCAAGCCAATCTCGGCAGGCATAATCCAGTACGCCAGGCCGAGTCGGCGTAGATAACTTCGCAGGCGCATGATCGAAAGGACATGCGCCTGGAATCCGGCCAGCATGAAGGCCACGTACTGCGGGACCAACACCAGGGCAATCGTCCACACCGGCACGTACGGCTGCTGCCGAACGCGACGCACCAGTTGCACGACATCGGTCAGCACATAGGCGGCATTGGGCAGGAAGAGAAGGAAAACCACGAATGCGAACCACCACACGATGCCCGGGCGACGTTCGCCACGAAACAGCAGACCGGCCAGCACCAAAGGAATGGACGCCAGGAACAGGTTCCACCCCATGCCGGAGAGCGAGACAAAATTGTAAGCTAGTGGCATGTAAAGAAGTCTCTCTCAAGGAGGCGAGCGCGGCGCAGGCGCCCGCTTCAGACAATCCGCGTAGCAATGCATTATCCGACAGAGCCTATGAATGCTCAATATCCGAGTGACTCGTCAGGACCGCAGGTGTTTCCGGCGAAATTAATTCTGGCCAGCAGTTCGCCGCGCCGCCGGCAATTGATGACCGAGGCCGGCTATCAGTTCGAAATCGTGACACCCAGCGAGTATGCCGAATGCGGCGTCTGCAGCGGCGAAACACCCCCTGAGCTAGTCGCGCGCCTGGCCTATCAAAAGGCGGCCGACGTCGCGACTCGCGTCGGCCCGTCCGTGATTATTGCCTGTGACACGATTTGCGAATGCCAGGGTCAGGTCCTTGGCAAGCCGCGCGACGAGGACCACGCCCGCCGCATGCTGGAGATGCTGTCCAATCGGCGGCATCGCGTTTATAGCGGACTGTGCGTGTGGAACGTCCCCTCGGGAGATCCCGTGGTGCAAGTCGACGAAACGACGCTCCGTATGGATCCGCTTTCGACGGCGCACATCGACTCGATCGTCGCCAGCGGGCTGTGGGAAGGGAAAGCCGGCGCTTTCGGCTATCAAGATGGCCTCGATTGGGTCCACGTCGAGCGCGGCAGCGAATCGAACGTCGTCGGACTGCCGATGGAATTGCTGGCCCAAATGCTGAGCGCTGTAAGCAATTGAGCAGTGAGCTAAACGATCAACTTCGATCGTCGACTGCTGCTTTGCTGGCAATGCATTAATTCCTGACGGGAACTCAATGTGAATTGCCGCTGGTTCGAAAACTCTATGTGAAGAATTATTCTTACTCGCCCCCCAAACTATTGACATTGGTTCCCCCGCCTGTAATGTCTGAGGCGCAGGGCTGGGCGTTCCAGTGATACTTTACTTGGAATGGGGAGGTCTCCGATGTTGTGCTTCTTGCAAGCACGTGCGCATCTGTTGCGCGCGCTGCCGGTGATTCTCGCTGCGTCGTTTTCTGGTCAAGCTGCCCGCGCTGAGGATGCGCCAAAGGCCGCTGAAGCAAAGCCCGCTGCAGCGGCGGCGACACCGGCCAAGCCGGAGAGCAAATTTCCGGATTGGAACAAGACCGTCGAAGGGGCGAAGCAAATCGACGGCTTGTTCACGATGTACTACAACGAAAAAGATCAAAAGCTGCTGCTGGCCATTCGCCGCGAGCAGTTCAATCAAGAATTCGTCCTGCCGATCTCGATCGCGCGCGGGGCGGGCATGATGTACCTGGGGGGTGACACGCTCAATTTCGGCGAGCAGTGGATCCTCAGCTTTCAGCGCGCCGCGGATCGCGTGCTGGTCGTACGCCGTGATGTGAAGCATCGCGCCGACGCCGGCTCGCCGCAGGCCGACTCAATCAAGGTCTCGTATAACGACAGCGTCCTGAACGCGATGCCGATCAAGAGCGAAGAGCAAGGCGGCAGCCGGGTGCTCGTGGATCTGGCCGACCTGTTCATGACCGATCTGGCCGGCATGGGCATTAATCCAGATCGAAATCGCAGCACT
Encoded here:
- a CDS encoding ABC transporter substrate-binding protein, whose product is MKCCALQLACDQRRAGITALLAILLALFADQLGACQAAAADTEENKVSAPAGPFYEQEPYDLIVLNDSTKTKLKVLPLDLPGGKLPVAPKPTDKLRIRRFEDPDDEFDIQWQDILEVKLFDQAVLEQAKKLVAAGKFNEAFAYFGFLRHEYPKCVGLDDAFADFLYEEAKDWQSKGKYENALVLLHTLYDKQPQRRTLERATATATGKLVDKYLAAEDFSSVRKLIRELRRQFPSGAGSDRFEKQLSDRAEAVVTRGQAVLAANKPEDALSLARHALAIWPKVEGGKALAEAAFASFPHVVVGVTSPHSTKVTEPMTHWSVRRTQRLFERDLFEFSGYGADGGEYVSPFGTWEITDLGRGMAMNITPGIAWLRDGKLSGGDLARRLLELSQPGRADYLPGWAEACRSIEVSGVDQVLIHFREPQLAPAAQLTIAPTSAADGVPSSIVPYKVRDASQERTTVVSNPDYFARSPTQPQGIIEQRFGSRVEAAEALRLGEITVVDRLPPWQVGALRGTIGINVEAYSVPTVHCLVPNLAKPFMRNRGFRRALVYGINRPKILAEQILKRQVLPGCEVLSGPFSKGAGLSDPAGYAYDDDVQPRAYEPRLALTLSAVALRDISMGIEVPADQVKELPKLVLAHPADDVARIGCKGIQQNLEMINIKVQLREIPADEPAQFAEGDDLLYVEMAIEEPLVQARRLFGQPAIIGNASTYMHLVLRQVETATGWNEARQALHDLHRLTYDEVSVIPLWQITEHFAYLRSLSGVTPRPATLYQNVEKWVPTVPLMAEEP
- a CDS encoding RluA family pseudouridine synthase; amino-acid sequence: MPNQTLEILYEDNHLLALNKPAGLPTMGVAADRESLLTRAKDYIKHTYQKPGNVYLGAMSRLDAPVSGVLLFARTSKAAARLTEQFRTRAVEKLYWALVEGTVDPPADRLVDFVRADERHRRMHRTRADQPGAQEARLTYRRLTEVAAGTLLEVQLETGRKHQIRLQLSGRGWPIVGDRKYGSGQPFATGIALHSRRLVFSHPTRDERIELMAPLPPPWLKSGVQDRR
- a CDS encoding DUF1361 domain-containing protein — translated: MPLAYNFVSLSGMGWNLFLASIPLVLAGLLFRGERRPGIVWWFAFVVFLLFLPNAAYVLTDVVQLVRRVRQQPYVPVWTIALVLVPQYVAFMLAGFQAHVLSIMRLRSYLRRLGLAYWIMPAEIGLNLAVAMGIYLGRFRRFNSWDILREPMRLGVQTAEDFSTVTPWYIVAIAFGVLVFLYYIVKFLNRAIVTAAVLPSSERDGNPLRRLFGRLSTTFH
- a CDS encoding Maf family protein; this encodes MNAQYPSDSSGPQVFPAKLILASSSPRRRQLMTEAGYQFEIVTPSEYAECGVCSGETPPELVARLAYQKAADVATRVGPSVIIACDTICECQGQVLGKPRDEDHARRMLEMLSNRRHRVYSGLCVWNVPSGDPVVQVDETTLRMDPLSTAHIDSIVASGLWEGKAGAFGYQDGLDWVHVERGSESNVVGLPMELLAQMLSAVSN
- a CDS encoding serine/threonine-protein kinase, translating into MTSDTKSVFQHAALTSGLLTQEELAEAVASLPKEKVGVPHDEQLANKLVELGRLNRWQAEQLRLGQKKFNLGDYHIIDSIGQGGMGQVFKAEHAMMGRIVAVKVLPRAKSTPEAVASFFREMRAQAQLDHQNLVRAYHAGHDGNVYFLVTEYVPGTDLRRLIRRRSKLSMCTASVVVTQAARGLSHAHSRGLIHRDVKPGNLLVTPDGITKVSDLGLADYFSDEVPADAKGGKIVGTADYLSPEQITMPDRLTAASDVYSLGCTLYYAVTGKVPFPGGTTRDKARAHCQLPPIDPRRFNPELADDFVEVIADMMAKRVEERIQTAEEVAARLEQWGTDIEGAALEIRSSDPLPPPVTAPPRTRPIPIQMRDTETNFLMQPISESGSVESPSQTSVGTAPAVALDQETIRMLSPETSLLRPRSDLSSLPPWLRWMMIVAVVGAVMAIAAVVLSNLLA